In the genome of bacterium, the window CGGCTTTGCGGACGCCCGATGGGGCCTGCTCCAGCGCGGCGAGGACGGCCTTCAGGCCGTAATCCACCGATATACCGGCCCTTGCCAGGGCATCCCAATAACTATCCCGCTGACCGGCATCGATCCATTGGCTCAAGACGGTGGAAAGGGCGCCGTTCAGGCGGCGCTCCATCTGATCGGCCTGATAGGCGAGTTGTTCTTGCATCAGGCAGCCAAGGTCAGGGTATTCATGGGTCCATTCCCACCAGGCCTCGTTCACACGCGCCAGGGCGTCGGCATCGCCATTGCCCGCGGCAACCAGGTCGCTGATATGCAGCGGCACGCCCTGCCCGTCCGGTAACGGGTACGTCGTTACGGCGCCGGAGGGTTGCCACCACCAGTTTCCATGCACCTCGATCGGCAGGCCGAATTCGGCCACACGGTCGGGGAGTTGGGAGTCATGGGTGTGGTACCAATAGGTCATTTCCTGCGCCTTTCTGCGCAGGGTTTATAGCCTTGGACTGTTACATTTTGCGGTTCGTTACGTTACCGTTATGTTTAGGCGACCTGGTCCACGGCCTTGAGTCTGGCGGGCTGGAGCAGGGCCTTGAGGCGGTAGAGCGCGTCCTGCGCTTCTCGCGGGGAGAGGTTGTCGGGGTCGATGGTGGCGAGCAGGTCGCGCAGGGCGTCGGGCTCCTGGGGTTCCACCTCCACAAGGCTCGGGCGGGGTTTGGGTGTTTCCACATGGCTGTGCATGAACAGCGGCATATCGCCCGCCAGTTTGGTGAGGGTTTGTTCCATGCCGCTGCCTTCCAGCTGGGCGAGGATGGCGCTGGCGCGGTCGGTAACAGGCTTGGGCAGGCCTGCGAGGCGGGCAACGTGGACGCCGTAGGAATGGTCGGCGGCACCGGGGACGACCGCGTGGAGGAAGACGATGTCGCCTTTCCATTCCTTCACCGACATCTGGTGTGCGGCAAGGTTCGGCAGGGTGGCGGTGAGCATGGTGAGCTCGTGGTAATGGGTGGCGAAGAGGCCGCGGGAACGGCATTCGTTGTGGAGATGTTCCAGCGCGGCCCAGGCGATGGACATGCCGTCATAGGTGGCAGTGCCGCGGCCGATCTCGTCGAGGATGACGAGGGATTTGGGCGTGGCATGGTGCAGGATGGTGGCGGTTTCGACCATCTCGACCATGAAGGTGGAGCGGCCGCGGGCAAGGTCGTCCGCCGCGCCGACGCGGGAAAAGAGGCGGTCCACCACGCCGATATGGGCGGATTCGGCCGGGACGAAGCTGCCCATCTGCGCCAGGATGGCAATGAGGGCGTTCTGGCGGAGGAAGGTGCTTTTACCCGCCATGTTGGGGCCGGTGAGAAGCCAGAGTTTAGAGGTTTTTTCCAGGCAGGCGTCATTGGCGACGAACTGACCGCGCGGGAGGGCGGCCTCCACCACCGGGTGACGGCCGCCTTTGATGGCGAAGGCCAGACCGTCGTCCACCCTGGGGCGGCAATAGTGCTTTTCCGTGGCGAGTTCGGCGAGTGCCGCGCAGACATCCGTCACGGCGATGGCCTGGGCAAGCTGGGAGAGCGGCTCGGCCTGAAGCTGGGCCATTTCCAGCAGGCGGGCGAGCACTTCCAGTTCGGCGGCGAGGGTTTTTTCGGCGGCCTGGGTGATCTGGGTTTCGAGCTCGGCCAGTTCCACGGTGGTGAAGCGCTGGGTGCCGGCCATGGTCTGGCGGTGGATGAAATCCACGCCGGATTCCTTACCCATTTTGGCGGCGTGCATAACGGTGACTTCCACATACCAGCCGAGGATGTTGTTGTGGCGGATCTTGAGGGAGCTGACCCCGGTGGCGGTAGCGTAGCGGGTTTCGAGTTCCTTGATGAGGGTGCGGGAGTCGTCGCGGATGCGGCGGAGGCTGTCGAGCGCAGGGAGGTAGCCGTCGGCGATGAAGCCGCCATCGGCGGTCTGCAAGGGCGGTGATTCCACGAGGGCTTTCACCAGTTCGTCGCGCAGTGTCGGGTCGGCGATCAGGCCTTTTGCCTGGGCTTTGAGCAGGGATGGCAGGGTCTCTTGATGCTGCTCCAGTAATTGGCGGACGGCTTCGGCGGCGGTCAGGGCATCGCGCAATTGGCCGAGATCGCGCGGGCTGGCGCGGCGGCTGCAGATGCGGGCGAGGATGCGTTCCACGTCCGGGCAGCGTTTCAGGTGTTCGCGCAGGTTTTCGCGCAGGGTGAGTTCTGCGGTGAGGTATTCGACCGCATCGAGCCGTGCGTTGATGCGGGTGGCATCGGTCAACGGGTTGATAAGGCACCAGGCCATGAGGCGGGCGCCGAGGGCTGTCTGGCTGCGGTCGATGGTGGCGAGCAGGCCGCCTTTTTTCTGGCCGGACATGCTGGCGAGGAGCTCCAGGTTGCGGCGGGTGGCGGCGTCCATCACCAGATGGTCGTTCGCTTCCTGACGCTCAGGGCGCATGAGGCGGGGGAGCAGGCCTTTTTGGGTCTGCATCAGGTATTCCAGCAAGGCACCGCAGGCGCCGAGTTCGGCCTGGGTGAGGGCGCCGAAACTGTCCAGCAGGGCGACGTTGTAGGCGGCTTTCAGCATCTGCTCGCCCTTGACGGGGGTGAACCAGTGCGGGGGTTCGGCCACCAGCTGGTGGCGCATGTCGGCAAGGTGGGGGACGAGGTCGGCGTCCTCGAACAGATTCTGGTCCAGCAGTAGCTCGGCGGGCTGGATGCGGGCGAGCTCCGCACCGAGCTGGCCAGCAAGTACGCGGCAGAGGCCGAAGCGGCCGGTGGAGATGTCCACCCAGGCAAGGGCTGTGGTGCGTTCGCCTTTTTCTTTCGCCACCGAAAGGGCGGCGAGATGGTTGGGGAGCTTGGCTTCCAGCAGGGAATCTTCCATCAGCGTGCCGGGGGTGATGATGCGCACCACGTCGCGCTTTACGACGGATTTGTAGCCACGCTTCTTGGCTTCGGCGGGGTCTTCCAGCTGTTCGCAGATGGCGACGCGGAAGCCGCGCTGGATAAGCTTATGCAGGTAACCTTCGTGGCTGTGGGCGGGCACGCCGCACATGGGGATTTCCTGCCCCTCATGCTGGCCACGCTTGGTGAGGGCGATGTCCAGCGCATCGGCGGCCTGTTTGGCATCGTCGAAAAAAAGCTCGTAGAAATCGCCCATGCGGTAGAAAAGCAGGCAATCCGGGTGCGCGGCCTTTACGGCCAGGTATTGCTGCATCATGGGGGATGGGGCGGGTGTGGACATGGGTAAGCCGAGCTGAAATGAAACCGCTATTATGCATGCCGGCGTTAACTTGTCACGGATGAGGCACTATGAGCCGAACCCGTTTATGCTGCATTGCAGCAACGAATTTTGCGCCAAAACCTTGCCAAACCAGGGTTTGAGCCGGTAAAGGCTGAATTAACTATCTCTTTTCATCGCCGATTTTCAGCCAGTTGCTCCATCCATTTAGTTGAGTTTGCCATGACCGACGAACAGGTACCCGTCACTTCCGAAGAAGCCCTTGCCTTTCATGAAATGGGAAGCCCCGGGAAAATCGCGGTCAGCCCGACCAAGCCGCTGATGACGCAGCGCGACCTGTCGCTGGCATACAGCCCCGGCGTGGCATATCCCTGCATCGAGATCAACAAGGACCCGGACACGGCCTATCGCTACACGGCCAAAGGCAACATGGTGGCGGTAATCTCCAACGGGACGGCGGTGCTTGGCCTTGGCAATCTCGGCGCGCTGGCATCCAAGCCGGTGATGGAAGGTAAGGCGGTTCTCTTCAAACGGTTTGCGGATATCGACTCCATCGATATTGAGGTGGATACGACCGATGCGGATGAGTTTATCAACGCCGTGCGCTACCTCGGCCCAAGCTGGGGCGGCATCAACCTTGAGGATATCGCGGCTCCCGAATGCTTCATTATTGAGCAGAAGCTGAAAGAGCTGATGGACATCCCGGTATTCCATGACGACCAGCATGGCACGGCCATCATTACGGCGGCCGGTCTCATCAATGCCTGTCACCTGACCGGGCGCAAGCTGGAAGACGTGAAACTCGTGGTGCTGGGCGCGGGCGCAGCCGGTATCGCCTGCATGGAAATGGCCAAGAAAATCGGCGTGAAGCAAGCCCTGCTGATCGACCGTGACGGCGTGGTGTATCGTGGCCGCGACAAGGGCATGAACCAGTGGAAATCCGCCCATGCGATCGATACCGAAGACCGCACGCTGGAAGACGCAATGAGAAACGCGGATGTGTTCTACGGCCTGGCCGGTAAAGGCGCGGTGACGGCAGAGATGGTGAAAACCATGGCCAAGAACCCGATCATTTTCGCCATGGCCAACCCTGACCCGGAAATCACGCCGGAAGAAGTGCGCTCCGTACGTACGGACGCCATTGTGGCCACCGGCCGTTCGGACTATCCGAACCAGGTGAATAACGTGATGGGCTTTCCCTACATCTTCCGCGGTGCACTGGATGTGGGCGCAACCGAGATCAATGACGAGATGAAGGTGGCCGCGGCCCATTCCATCGCCATGCTGGCGCGCGAGGAAGTGCCGGAGGAAGTGTCTTCGGCCTATTCCGGCCGCAAGATGCGCTATGGCAAGGAATATATTATTCCCGTACCGTTTGACCCGCGCCTGATCACCACCGTACCGGTGGCCGTGGCCAAAGCCGCCATGGATACGGGCGTGGCACGCAAGCCGATTGCCAACATGTTCGAATATGCCCGCACGCTGCGCGCGCGGCTCGACCCATCGGCCAACAGCCTGAACCTGATTTATGAACGCGTGCGGGAAAACCCGAAACGCGTGATCTTTGCCGAAGGTGAAGAAGACAAGATGATTCTGGCCGCCGTGCAGTGGCGCGACAATAACTACGGCACGCCGGTGCTGGTGGGCCGTGAAAAGCTGATTCTGGAGGCGATGGACCGTCTTTCCATCACCGAGCGCGACGGAATCGAGATTTCCAACGCAGCGATGAACCCGCGCGTGGAAGATTATGTGGAATATCTGTATTTGCGTTTGCAGCGTCAGGGTTTCCTGCATCGCGACGTGGCGCGTATGGTGAAGAACGACCGTAACACCTATGCGGCCTGCATGGTGGCATGCGGTGACGGCGATGCGCTGGTGACGGGTCTGACGCGTAACTATTCCGTGTCGCTGGAAGGCATCACGCAGGTGATTGCCACGCGCCGGGGCCAGCAGCTGCTAGGCGTTTCGATGGTGATCACGCCGAAGAACACGGTGTTCATCTCCGACACCGCCGTGCATGAGCTGCCGACGCCGGAGCAGATGGCCGATATCACCGTTCAGACGGCGGATTTCGCCCGGCGCATGGGCCATACGCCGCGCGTAGCGCTGATGTCGTTTTCCAACTTCGGCAACCCGATGCGCGAGAAGACGCTCCGCATTCGCGAGGCCGTGGAAGTGCTGGATTCGCGCAGCGTGGATTTTGAATATGAAGGCGAGATGTCACCCGATGTGGCGCTGAACCCGGAGCTGATGAAGCTCTACCCGTTCAACCGCCTTTCCGGCCCGGCCAACGTACTGGTGATGCCGGCGCTGCACTCGGCCCATATCAGCTCTTACCTGCTGCAGGAACTGGGCGGCAGCACGATGGTCGGCCCCGTGATCCTCGGTTTGGAGCATTCCGCGCAGGTGGTGCAGATGGGCGCGACCGTCAGCGAGATCATGAACGTGGCGGCGTTGGCTGCTGCGGGCGTGGGCGTGGAAAAACCGCATGGCGGCAAGGTGACGCAGCTGAAGAGCAAATCGGCTTAGTTTAAGATTTACGCACGGCTTTGGTGACGCTGCCCTGATCGGTCGGCAGGGTCAGGATTTCATCCATACAG includes:
- the mutS gene encoding DNA mismatch repair protein MutS; the protein is MMQQYLAVKAAHPDCLLFYRMGDFYELFFDDAKQAADALDIALTKRGQHEGQEIPMCGVPAHSHEGYLHKLIQRGFRVAICEQLEDPAEAKKRGYKSVVKRDVVRIITPGTLMEDSLLEAKLPNHLAALSVAKEKGERTTALAWVDISTGRFGLCRVLAGQLGAELARIQPAELLLDQNLFEDADLVPHLADMRHQLVAEPPHWFTPVKGEQMLKAAYNVALLDSFGALTQAELGACGALLEYLMQTQKGLLPRLMRPERQEANDHLVMDAATRRNLELLASMSGQKKGGLLATIDRSQTALGARLMAWCLINPLTDATRINARLDAVEYLTAELTLRENLREHLKRCPDVERILARICSRRASPRDLGQLRDALTAAEAVRQLLEQHQETLPSLLKAQAKGLIADPTLRDELVKALVESPPLQTADGGFIADGYLPALDSLRRIRDDSRTLIKELETRYATATGVSSLKIRHNNILGWYVEVTVMHAAKMGKESGVDFIHRQTMAGTQRFTTVELAELETQITQAAEKTLAAELEVLARLLEMAQLQAEPLSQLAQAIAVTDVCAALAELATEKHYCRPRVDDGLAFAIKGGRHPVVEAALPRGQFVANDACLEKTSKLWLLTGPNMAGKSTFLRQNALIAILAQMGSFVPAESAHIGVVDRLFSRVGAADDLARGRSTFMVEMVETATILHHATPKSLVILDEIGRGTATYDGMSIAWAALEHLHNECRSRGLFATHYHELTMLTATLPNLAAHQMSVKEWKGDIVFLHAVVPGAADHSYGVHVARLAGLPKPVTDRASAILAQLEGSGMEQTLTKLAGDMPLFMHSHVETPKPRPSLVEVEPQEPDALRDLLATIDPDNLSPREAQDALYRLKALLQPARLKAVDQVA
- a CDS encoding NADP-dependent malic enzyme (NADP-dependent; catalyzes the oxidative decarboxylation of malate to form pyruvate; decarboxylates oxaloacetate) gives rise to the protein MTDEQVPVTSEEALAFHEMGSPGKIAVSPTKPLMTQRDLSLAYSPGVAYPCIEINKDPDTAYRYTAKGNMVAVISNGTAVLGLGNLGALASKPVMEGKAVLFKRFADIDSIDIEVDTTDADEFINAVRYLGPSWGGINLEDIAAPECFIIEQKLKELMDIPVFHDDQHGTAIITAAGLINACHLTGRKLEDVKLVVLGAGAAGIACMEMAKKIGVKQALLIDRDGVVYRGRDKGMNQWKSAHAIDTEDRTLEDAMRNADVFYGLAGKGAVTAEMVKTMAKNPIIFAMANPDPEITPEEVRSVRTDAIVATGRSDYPNQVNNVMGFPYIFRGALDVGATEINDEMKVAAAHSIAMLAREEVPEEVSSAYSGRKMRYGKEYIIPVPFDPRLITTVPVAVAKAAMDTGVARKPIANMFEYARTLRARLDPSANSLNLIYERVRENPKRVIFAEGEEDKMILAAVQWRDNNYGTPVLVGREKLILEAMDRLSITERDGIEISNAAMNPRVEDYVEYLYLRLQRQGFLHRDVARMVKNDRNTYAACMVACGDGDALVTGLTRNYSVSLEGITQVIATRRGQQLLGVSMVITPKNTVFISDTAVHELPTPEQMADITVQTADFARRMGHTPRVALMSFSNFGNPMREKTLRIREAVEVLDSRSVDFEYEGEMSPDVALNPELMKLYPFNRLSGPANVLVMPALHSAHISSYLLQELGGSTMVGPVILGLEHSAQVVQMGATVSEIMNVAALAAAGVGVEKPHGGKVTQLKSKSA